TTAGTGAAAGCCGTTTTGACTAAtagaacagtgatcacgtgactCGCACATGATCACTCTTGgcctttttttcccaaaatgcccccacccGCACCTTATCCGCAGCAAATGGTGTCTGGTGCTTTTCCTTTGCTGGAGTTCATTGTTAGATAGTCAATCGGCCACGCGGTCAGTGGATTCAAGGAAAGTGAAAGCGAGATGGAGAGAGATTTGTCGTCAAACGAAGAGGAAGACAGCCAGAACCACCTTGCACATGCCATTTTGACTGAAGATGCCACCTACCCTAACTCCATGAGAGCCACCTTGTCGGAATTCATTGCCACTTTCATCTTTGTGTTTGCAGGGGAAGGCTCTTTACTAGCTCTGGGTAATTATCTTCAGTTGTTTACATGGAAGCTAACTTGGGTTGTGAGATGCGCGCGAGTCAACGGCACCGATAAGTTCCCTCTTGGCCTGATCTGTCGGATCTTCAGTTGTTTGCATGGAAGCTCACTCTTGGCCTTTTTTGTTTCACTCTTGGCATTGTTTCTCAAAGCtcccggtgagagagagagagagagagagagagagacgaagaGAACTTACCGGTGGCGTAGCAACGGCAGATCCGGCGTGCGTGAGAGAGGGGTTTGGGATgggggggcattttggggaagtAAGGTACAAAAGCTCGCATGTGATCACTGTTCTGTcagtcaaaacggctttgactAACAGAATgactgaattgcaaaaaattgaaattttggagggtagattgcaaaattgaaactttaggagttgaattgaaaattgctgccaactttgagggggtaaagtgtaattttcccaaaaaattaatgCAAGTGACTGAGTGCGTTTTTGGTAATTAgaatttattaacatttttatCACCGATCCTTTAAGGAAGAATTTTAAGGACTTGAATCACGAGttagaaaatcatgaaattggAGAAGAGGATAATTTTCGAATGATGCTTTTCatcttctaattattattattattattttctatttgagggccttattaaattgggagCCTTAGGCAATTGCCTAATTGGCCTAATGATCTAGCCTACCCTTCCTGCCATCAAAGAAACATTAGGAGAGCAAGTATAGTATGGATTGTTTTGAGAACATCTAGAGTTGATGTGGTATGgtctccaaaaaaaatatatatatatatatatattttcatgcaTCCAATGTTATGAGCACGCCCAAAATGGACTTTGAAGGTGGCATGACACCCTTAAATCATCGGGTTGGTTGAACTAAGTACCACTAGTGCTTTCAATTTGGGTGGCCTATTCACCCCTTGGTGATTGGCCACTCATaaagaagattttttatttatttttttttcttttcaaaaaagaaaaaaaaaatgaatagttttCTTGGGAATACTTTTTCTATTCATCAGAATGAGGTATAACCATTCTTAAGAATACTAAACTAACCGAACAAGAAAATGGATATTCCATTCCTTGACCTGTTTATGTCTACTAAACGTGACTTGAATTTGACTTTgtgcacatatatatacacatggcTAGACCTGCCTAAGGCCCCCTAATTAATGGATAAAGCCCCAATtagtaataatataattaagttttgttcaaccaaaaaagatattttaagcCCTCAATTATGGTAAAATGGTTAGTCAATACTCCTTAATTAAGGCTCAATTATggtaaaacaaattacaaaataattgaaTACTGAGATACTGAGACTTCATAGGGCTTAAAATGACCCAGTTGGGAATCCGCCGAGACCCAATTAGGACCCGACCAAAACCCACCAAGATTGGGTCAAGACTCATCGAGATCCCGTTGGGACTTAGTCGGGACCTCGCCGACATCCGATCAGGAATCGTAAGGACCTAGTGGGGACTTTGTTGGGATCTAGTCGAGAAACAACCGGGACCTGTTTGGATCCCGCCAGAACACGGTTGGGACCATATCGGGATAttatcataatttaaagtttaatataagTTAATGAAAATATCTATAGGGGTGAAAAAAAGTTATGGTTAGCAATTATTGgttaaaaccactaaccgcaactcTCTAGATGGTTAGTAAAATTtgctaaccgcctaagcggtAGCAGTTATTTAATAAccggcagttagcggttaataaaatGGTTAGTAACCGCTAAcctcctttttaaaaaaataaaaaaaaaataaaaaacctaaaacgccatcgtatcatatatatatatatatatatatatgggactAGCTGTTAATAGTTTTTTGGGATAACTTCATTTTAGACCCTTGAATTACCACACGATTTGACAAGTCCTCCATAAACTTcgaaacctctcaatttgaactcctgaactttcaattgcaattaatttgaaccccttcgtcagattttaaacgttaaaagtgagacaatgacatttatacccctaacttttttataaaattccaaatttacccttaattccaaggGTTCtttggattcttttttttttttttttttaatttaaaaaattaaaaaattaaaaaaaacaaatcaaaggtCACATGTTTATCATAAAACCTCCAAGATCCCAACTTTCTTCCTATTTcacactttccttttttttttttttctaattaaaaaggtgggaagtggcgaccagtgtagtttcctcccttgggcgttaccatcgAGGTCCCACCGgctgtggaatgtccggtttgagccatagctactgcttGGGAAGGCGAGtccgtcaccacaaccccacaaaggtgtgagccagtagaaccccttcaaagtagcatctggttcacaCATCTACTACCGTaagcggattcgaacacgcgaccactaggatgaaaggaattcttctaccaactcaaccATCACCCTTGTGGTACACTTTCCTTTGTTAAACAACCAAGGGATGCTCTTGATATGATGAAAAGGGAGCATGCCCTGACTTTGGTCCAAAACAAAGGCTAGCCCCTGAAGTCTCAAGCTTTTATGCAAGTCCATGCATTTCTACCTGAAGGACCTAACATTCTAACTTTACTATGGAAATATAACAAGCactaaaactaataaaaaaaatcaaagctcGAACGTGGATTATAACATTTGAGTGATGTGGGTAtgagaagagaaggaaaaatggagaaaattgtGGAATTTTTAAGTGTTTCAGGCTGTGAAGACACTGCACAACGACCTTGGTCGACCGAGTGAGAAGCTCGATCAACCAAGTGCCTTATGGGATACCCGAGAGTGGTCAGTCAAAGCTCGATGAAATGCAATTGAGGGGTACTAGAAAGCATTTGGCCTATGCTCATCAATGCTTCATCGACTGAGCACACCCTGTTTTGATTCTTAAGGCTTTTCAAGAGAAAAAGGCCTGATAAGAGTTCAAGAGAAGTTTAGgattttcaacaaaaataaattatctgagttataatataacatattgCATACAAAAGCGAAATACATATCAAGAACGTTAACGTGAGGGGTTTAGCAAAAGTAATAAGTACACCATCTTACCATATCAACGGAAAgattctccctctctccccctctctttctcATATTGCTTTAGGAGCCAAAATGGTTAGGCTAGAGTTTTCTTATGATCGACATATAAAGCTACTTAAAACACATCACAACAGCCCGTATGAAATGAGAGTGATAGTAACATTACTCCCCGTTATAAGATGTTTCCTTTGTCCTTTGTGCGATAATCTTGCTTTGCCCGATAATGAGATATGCTACATCCAATCCAAATGAAGGGTTGGAAGGATCATAATAAGTCTGTGGGTTGTTACACACTCAAATGTAATTCGTTTTCATTGAAGTTACtgttaatataaaaatttgcgGGAGTATAGGCAAAATACAGAGATTGAGCTTCGAAACTCATTAATCATAAAATTATGATCACACACTGTGGTTCTTCCACTTGACAACCACTCAATTATCACAAATTACGAAATTTCCTAGAGAAAAAACTAAATCGAACTCAAAACCTAGACGCAAATAGATTCGATTGATGACATAAAGCTTATCCTGACAAGAACTCCAACTCAAAAAAGATCAGAAAAACCAAATCACCATAAAAGATTAATTGGAATTGAAACAAACAGAGACGAAAGCAAAACAGAAGATGAAGAATTCTTACCATGTGATGAAGATAATGCTACAATCTTCTTTCTCAGCGGGTGTGTGGAAGCTCGATAAAGCTGGGGAGCAAATGAAAAGCAGAGAAGGGTGGCACCGTGGCACTTGAGAAAAGATCGGGGAGTGTGTTTCACTGTAATAAACActgaaattatgaaaatgacCTCTCGGATTTAATGTAATGGCCGATTGCAGTGAGGGGGTAGTTTCGTTATTGTGGTTGACTCTGCTATTTTTAGTTGCCCAGCCGTACTGTAGTATCGAACAAACGCCACGTggtggggagagagagagagagagagagaggatacaTGCTGACCACAAAGAACTCAAGTGCAAGATGACACGTGGCGAACAGTATGAGTGTCACGTGAGTACTGGCCATTACGGTTTTCCACATTTCTCATAGGCACGCGTCTCGATGATATGTGACGGTCGTGACAGATTGCAGGTCTAGTTGTTGTTAAGATGTCACAGTTAACATTAATATTAACATGACATAATTGTGAAGATACttcttaaccattttttaagAAGCAATTTTTGATCCTGACGTCCgaatttaacatgaaattaataaagtaatttttgtcttattattaaaatttaagatttattttttattaattttggagagatatgtaatattttagtagtttgagagaaTATTGTCAATCAAATGGCCTCTTCTTTATATGGTGTGATATCTAACCGATTGAGCTTTCtattaaatacaaaagacatTATGAATAACATATGTTTGGTTGCTATGCATGCTTGACTTGTATTTTTAACGTCATTAGAAATAGAAAACTGCCAAGTATGAAGAACTTTGTGTTCTCACCAAGTTCAAGTAATCCAAAATTATCAAATGGAATCATGGGATAAGTAATGCACTCTACtacaacaaaaattataaaaatatatataaaaaagatcCCACCCAAGCATTTTACATACAACATATTAATGTCACACTATTCCAAAATACACCAAAACAATATTGAAAAAGGGAAATAACGCATTACACACAGATAAATAAGATTTAAAGTAGAAATACACGGGTATAATAAATGCATACATGGCATTGAGAGGGTATCTTGTccaatctattttatttaatttctgcGTCTCTTTCCACCCAGTGGCCTTATTCTTAAGGTTTTCATTAACCAATCATGTTTCCTTTCAATCACAATCCGCCCAATGATTACTCTgacaacaaatccaaatccatatCCAATCGCAACTATTttccaaccaaattcaaatgTTGATCCAGAGTCTTGACTTTCTTGAGAGATTGAAGGTTGAGAAGGTTGCTCATTAGAATTCTTACATTTCTTTGTCAATGGTCTCCCACACAATCTTAGATTCCCCTCAAATGAACTGTTTTCAAATGTATCAAATTGTCTCCCTTGTGGTATAGACCCTGTGAGAATATTATGAGAAACATTGAGGAATTCTAAGAAAGTGAGTTGTATTAGTTGTTGTGGAATCTCCCCCGACAACTTATTTTGAGAAAGGTCTAATGCTTCCAACTCTGTAAGGTTTTCTAAAGATGATGGGATATGACCGGTAAGAGCATTATTAGAAAGATTTAGCAACTGAGCTCCTTTTAAATTTCCAATAGATTCAGGAATCTCACCGACAAATCTATTGCTTGAGAAATCAATGGCTATGAACACTTCTTGGACCTTCTCATAAAAAACATCATTTCCTTTGTTTGTCATCACCATAGAGTAAGTATAAGGCTGAGCCGTATAGGCATACCAAATAGAATTTCTTATTTCAAAGTCTGAGTTTTCATGAATATATGTTAACATATGCTCATCCGCAAGTTTTTTGgccttccaattttcaaaaagtCTTAATGGCAGCTTTCCCATAAAATCATTGTAGGAGATGTCAAGGATTCGGATGTTGGGGaacttataaaaataagtttGAGGCGTCTCCATTCGACCATTGAATTTGTTTGACCGTAACCTAAGGACCTTTAAATTTGAAAGATGTCCCAACCAAAATGGAAACGTATCATTGAATTGGTTATCACTAAGATCAATGACCTTTAGCATTGTACACTCAGCCAGCAATCTCGGTAACTGCCCTTGAAATTTGTTTTGACTGAAATTTATTATCCTCAATTGGCTTCCATTTATCCAAGTTTCTGGAATGCTTCCCTGAAATTTGTTCCTTCGCAAATCAAGTACCAATAGAGATTCAGCAAAGTTGTCAAAGCATCGAGGAAGTGAACCACTTAAGTTGTTATTAGCCAAATCAAGGACTTGAAGAGAACTCAGATTGCAAAACAATTCCGAAACATTTCCAGTCAATGAATTACTGGAAATATAAAAATGCAGAGTGGAGATTGGGGGAGTAGGAAGTGATCCTTGGAGCAAATTGGACCTTAGATCAAGAAATTGTAGAGAAGTCCatggaaaaataatttgatgTTGACTAAAGCCTCCGAGCAAGTTGTTGGAAAGGTCAAGAACCTCTAGACTTCTTGTGCTTGTGTTCCACATCCATTCTGGAACTTGGCCATGAATCTTGTTGTTGGACAAGTTTAGATGCTTCAATTCATGTTGGCTTCTTATGAAATTTGGAACCTCGCTCAAGTTGCATGAAGAAAATCCTAAATCTTCAAACTGAAGAGTTGCATTGGCACTTGTTTCTTCAATGAGTAACGATAATTGATTACCAGAAATATCCAATGCATATAAATGTTTGAGCTTAAGAAACTCATCAAACTCCAAAGTGCCGTTAAAGTagttctcaaaaagaaaaagaacttcaAGATTCTTGAAGCTGAAGATTGAGTTTGAAATTTGACCACGAAACTTGTTGCATGCAAGGTCCAAGACCCGTAAGTTTGTGAGGTTCATAGGCCCAAAAGTAATTGGACCAGTTAACCGATTGTTATTCAGGCCGATGACAGTCAATCGTGTCTCATTCTCGAATTTTATTTCACCACTCAAAAGATTATAACTTAGATCAAGATAACTCAATTGTGGCAAGTTTAGAAGCCTAAAAGGGACTTGGCCTGTCAATTGAGTCCAGGAAAGGTCGAGTTGAGAGAGTTGAAATAGGTTTCCAAGTGAAtgaggaatgttacccacaaaagAGTTGTTTGAAAGGAGAAGAACAGTGAGTTTAGTGAGGTTACCAAGTGAAGATGGAATGGACCCCGAGAAATTGCAATACCTAATAGACAAGTCAGTCAAAAAGCTAAGGTTTCCCATGGAAGCGGGTAGCTCACCTGAGAAACTCATGCTTGTCAAATACAATTTCTGAAGAGGGCTACTCCATTTATAGTTAGGCAAATAACCGGTGAGACCTGCATTCTCACCTACATCAAGAACCCGTAAATTTGATAGCTTAAAGATGCCTATTGGAAATTCTCCGTGCAAACCACAACTACAGAGAGAGAGGAATGTTAAAGAAGACAAATTTGCCAAAGTATTAGGCACAGTAGAATTAATATGCACCCTACTCAAATCAAGCTCTTGTAGGTGGGTCAAATTTCCAACTAGGGTTCTGAGGCCAGCCTTTTTGAGTTCCAAAAGGGAATAGTCACTAGACAAATCAAGATATGACAACTGGGACAATTGTGAAATTTCTAAGGGGATTTCACCAGAAAAATTAGAGAAAGCGAGATTGAGATGTGTTAATCTTGAAAGATTGCGTACCTGGGG
This window of the Corylus avellana chromosome ca5, CavTom2PMs-1.0 genome carries:
- the LOC132180566 gene encoding receptor-like protein 7 codes for the protein MALFSLTDHSSPPMCHGDDSSALLQFKQSFFTPVYDFDNLYNCQFKPASWTLELNKSDCCSWDGVECDDNTGRVIGLDLSSSCLFGSISSSSSLFRLVHLQRLNLAYNYFNYSSIPPQVRNLSRLTHLNLAFSNFSGEIPLEISQLSQLSYLDLSSDYSLLELKKAGLRTLVGNLTHLQELDLSRVHINSTVPNTLANLSSLTFLSLCSCGLHGEFPIGIFKLSNLRVLDVGENAGLTGYLPNYKWSSPLQKLYLTSMSFSGELPASMGNLSFLTDLSIRYCNFSGSIPSSLGNLTKLTVLLLSNNSFVGNIPHSLGNLFQLSQLDLSWTQLTGQVPFRLLNLPQLSYLDLSYNLLSGEIKFENETRLTVIGLNNNRLTGPITFGPMNLTNLRVLDLACNKFRGQISNSIFSFKNLEVLFLFENYFNGTLEFDEFLKLKHLYALDISGNQLSLLIEETSANATLQFEDLGFSSCNLSEVPNFIRSQHELKHLNLSNNKIHGQVPEWMWNTSTRSLEVLDLSNNLLGGFSQHQIIFPWTSLQFLDLRSNLLQGSLPTPPISTLHFYISSNSLTGNVSELFCNLSSLQVLDLANNNLSGSLPRCFDNFAESLLVLDLRRNKFQGSIPETWINGSQLRIINFSQNKFQGQLPRLLAECTMLKVIDLSDNQFNDTFPFWLGHLSNLKVLRLRSNKFNGRMETPQTYFYKFPNIRILDISYNDFMGKLPLRLFENWKAKKLADEHMLTYIHENSDFEIRNSIWYAYTAQPYTYSMVMTNKGNDVFYEKVQEVFIAIDFSSNRFVGEIPESIGNLKGAQLLNLSNNALTGHIPSSLENLTELEALDLSQNKLSGEIPQQLIQLTFLEFLNVSHNILTGSIPQGRQFDTFENSSFEGNLRLCGRPLTKKCKNSNEQPSQPSISQESQDSGSTFEFGWKIVAIGYGFGFVVRVIIGRIVIERKHDWLMKTLRIRPLGGKRRRN